The following proteins come from a genomic window of Clostridiales bacterium:
- a CDS encoding PrsW family glutamic-type intramembrane protease — translation MKLAILIALAPAIALLVYIYQKDRYDREPPWLLFKIFFFGALASVPIYFIERILSSFNIFPGILSVLYTAFIVAGLTEEYFKRFVVVKLACMDKSYNEKLDGIIYCAFSALGFATVENIMYLIRGFSNFVYTGITRGIFAVPAHMLFGITMGYYLSLSKFAADKNAGRLNFRKSLLVPIILHGTYDFILMSRYTYLLFVFIIFVIYLWRINLIRLNEYIRDSKLENDKS, via the coding sequence ATGAAGCTTGCAATATTGATAGCATTGGCACCGGCAATAGCATTATTGGTATATATTTATCAAAAAGATAGATACGACAGGGAGCCTCCATGGCTTCTGTTTAAAATCTTTTTCTTCGGAGCACTTGCATCTGTTCCCATATATTTTATAGAAAGAATTCTTTCATCATTTAACATATTCCCGGGGATATTATCTGTCCTCTATACTGCATTTATTGTGGCAGGGCTGACTGAGGAATATTTTAAAAGGTTTGTCGTTGTCAAACTTGCATGCATGGATAAAAGCTATAATGAAAAACTGGATGGTATTATTTACTGTGCTTTCTCAGCCCTCGGTTTCGCTACTGTCGAGAATATCATGTATCTTATAAGAGGGTTTTCCAATTTTGTTTATACGGGTATAACAAGGGGAATATTTGCCGTTCCCGCTCACATGCTTTTCGGAATAACAATGGGGTATTATCTGTCATTATCCAAATTTGCGGCTGATAAAAATGCCGGAAGATTGAATTTCAGAAAGTCGCTCTTAGTCCCGATAATACTTCACGGTACATATGATTTTATACTGATGAGCAGGTATACATACCTGTTGTTTGTCTTTATAATATTCGTAATATATTTGTGGAGGATTAATCTGATTCGATTA